The Candidatus Schekmanbacteria bacterium RIFCSPLOWO2_02_FULL_38_14 genome includes the window AGCAGTTCTTCTCCATCTTCAATTCTTAAAGAAAATGAAAAGGATATTTTTGATGAAAAAGAGCTTTCAAAACGGGGAGGATTTAGACCCTGTGTTTACAGCCTCTGCCTTGGCCCAAGAATAGGACTTGAATATAACGAAGGAAGAAAGCTCCGGAGCAGTGAATCAATTTGCTGGATACCATTCTTTGGCTGGGCTTTGCATATTCTGAATGCATATGATGCATATAAGGGAAAGGGAATGTCAGAGGTCGTTGCTGAGGAAGGACTTGATGAGTAATCAAAAAAGCTATAAGCAGTAAGCTATAAGCTTTTTTAATTTTATTTTTTTACTTACAGCTTACAACTTATAGCTTATAGCTTTTAAAACATTTCCCTCTGCCCATTAGCAGGGACAGGTATTCCTAAATGTTTATAGGCGAGTCTTGTAACCATTCTCCCGCGTGGAGTCCTCTCTAAAAATCCTTCCTTAATCAGGAATGGTTCATAAACATCTTCAATTGTGTCCTTTTCTTCGCTCACAACAGCAGAGATAGTTCCTACTCCAACAGGACCTCCATTAAACTTTTCTATAATTGTTATTAATAATTTCCTGTCAAGGCTATCGAGCCCCTTTTCGTCTATTTCAAGCATCTCAAGCGCATTCTTCGCAGCATCAATATCAATCCGCCCGTCTCCTTTTACTTCTGCAAAATCCCTTACTCTTTTGAGAAACCTGTTTGCAACCCTTGGGGTCCCTCGAGACCTTTTAGCTATCTCGCATGCCCCATCATCAGAAATTTCTATTTTCAATATTCCAGCAGACCTTTTAATAATTGTATTTAATTCATTATGGTTATAATATTCAAGCCTGTGTTTTATTCCGAATCTTCCCCTCAAAGGA containing:
- a CDS encoding Holliday junction DNA helicase RuvB, which encodes MDQRIISKKLVEEDRSLDLNLRPASLNEYIGQENVKENLKVFIQAAKARNEHLDHCLFWGPPGLGKTTLAYIIAKEMGVNIKTTSGPVLEKQGDLVAILSNLQEYDVLFIDEIHRLNRAVEETLYPAMEDFQVDIIIGQGPSARSMKLKLPNFTLIGATTRTGLLTAPLRGRFGIKHRLEYYNHNELNTIIKRSAGILKIEISDDGACEIAKRSRGTPRVANRFLKRVRDFAEVKGDGRIDIDAAKNALEMLEIDEKGLDSLDRKLLITIIEKFNGGPVGVGTISAVVSEEKDTIEDVYEPFLIKEGFLERTPRGRMVTRLAYKHLGIPVPANGQREMF